A single Denticeps clupeoides chromosome 7, fDenClu1.1, whole genome shotgun sequence DNA region contains:
- the cdc27 gene encoding cell division cycle protein 27 homolog: MTVLQEPVQAAVWHALNHYAYRDAVFLAERLYAEVHSEEALFLLATCYYRSGKAYKAYHLLKGHSCTTPQCKYLLAKCCVELSKLAEGEQILTGGVLNKQKSQDDIVTEFGDSACFTLALLGQIYCKTDRLAKGSECYQKSLALNPFLWSPFESLCQIGERPDPDQIFRLTSLQSFSGGTQPPVSPAHTPSHNPAHRQVDTVLMETPQDTLELNRLNLESSNSKYTSLNMDSSMSYIDSSVISPDAVPLSTGSLLISKQVQNKPKSVRSLLGGPAALSPLTPSFGILPLEPSPGDPSFLQNYSHTGSGMEPPPSAGPPKKSVARISQGGTKSVFAQSGNSREVNPVPFNQTQTTAPQTSTTPQVLSPTIAAPPNVQPRRSSRLFTSASSTAKENSKKLKMKFPTKIPNRKTKTKTGKGGLTPSNLNESIELLKLDSAMTEGKGNIGSPQFQAFTLQKAAADGLMTLMRDIGRGYLALCSYNCKEAISILSQLPTHHYNTGWVLGQIGRAHFELSEYMQAERIFSEVRRIENYQVEGMEIYSTTLWHLQKDVALSALSKDLTDMDKNSPEPWCVAGNCFSLQREHDIAIKFFTRAIQVDPSFAYAYTLLGHELVLTEELEKALGCFRNAIRLNTRHYNAWYGLGMIYFKQEKFHLAEIHFKKALSINPESSVLLCHIGVVQHALKKSDHALETLNRAISIDPKNPLCKFHRASILFANEKYKAALQELEELKQIVPKESLVYFLIGKVYKKLGQTHLALMNFSWAMDLDPKGANNQIKEAIDKRYLPDDEEPVIPEDYPYYSTEAEESQESSMTDADDTQLHTAESDEVL; encoded by the exons ATGACGGTGTTGCAGGAACCCGTTCAG GCTGCTGTCTGGCACGCTTTAAACCATTATGCCTATCGTGATGCAGTTTTCCTGGCCGAGAGGCTCTATGCTGAAG TTCATTCAGAGGAAGCTCTCTTCCTCTTAGCCACATGCTACTACCGTTCTGGAAAGGCCTACAAGGCGTACCACCTCCTCAAGGGGCACAGCTGCACCACACCGCAATGCAAATACCTCCTGGCCAAGTGCTGCGTGGAACTGAGCAA GCTGGCAGAGGGAGAACAGATCTTGACTGGAGGTGTCCTGAACAAACAGAAGAGTCAGGATGACATAGTCACGGAGTTTGGGGATTCTGCCTGCTTCACACTGGCTCTTCTAggtcaaatttattg CAAAACAGATCGACTAGCAAAGGGCTCTGAATGTTACCAGAAGAGCTTGGCTTTGAATCCTTTCCTCTGGTCTCCGTTTGAGTCTCTTTGTCAGATTG GTGAGCGGCCGGACCCTGACCAGATTTTCAGACTGACCTCCCTGCAGAGCTTCAGTGGAGGCACCCAGCCACCAGTCAGCCCTGCTCACACACCCAGCCACAATCCTGCCCACCGACAGGTGGACACCGTCCTCATGGAGACACCACAAGACACCTTA GAGTTAAACAGGCTCAATCTAGAGTCATCCAACTCAAAGTACACGTCTCTTAACATGGACTCGTCCATGTCGTATATTGACTCCTCTGTCATCTCTCCTGATGCTGTGCCTCTGAGCACAGGCAGCTTGCTCATAAGCAAGCAGGTGCAGAACAAACCCAAGAGTGTTCGAAGTCTGCTGGGTGGACCTGCTGCCCTTAGCCCCCTCACACCGAG TTTTGGTATCCTTCCCCTGGAGCCCAGCCCAGGGGATCCTTCATTCCTCCAAAATTATAGCCACACTGGCTCTGGGATGGAGCCACCACCCTCTGCAGGTCCACCAAAGAAG tctgtaGCCCGAATCAGCCAAGGGGGCACAAAGTCAGTCTTTGCACAGAGCGGGAACAGCAGAGAGGTCAATCCTGTCCCCTTCAACCAGACTCagaccactgccccacaaaccAGTACAACACCTCAAGTGCTGAGCCCAACCATCGCTGCGCCACCCAACGTGCAGCCGAGGAGAAGCTCAAGACTTTTCACCAGTGCCAGTTCGACTGCCAAG GAGAATAGCAAGAAACTGAAAATGAAGTTCCCTACAAAGATACCAAACCGcaagacaaagacaaagacagGGAAAGGGGGTCTTACTCCTTCCAACCTGAATGAGAGCATTGAGCTGTTGAAGTTGGACTCTGCCATGACAGAGGGAAAGGGCAACATTGGCTCACCCCAGTTTCAAGCTTTTACCCTGCAAAAAGCGGCAGCAG ATGGCCTGATGACATTGATGCGGGACATTGGACGGGGTTACCTTGCACTCTGCTCCTACAACTGCAAGGAGGCAATCAGTATTCTGAGCCAGCTGCCCACACACCACTACAACACTGGCTGGGTGTTGGGTCAGATTGGCCGTGCACACTTCGAGCTGTCAGAGTACATGCAG GCTGAGCGAATTTTCTCAGAGGTTCGACGCATTGAGAATTATCAGGTAGAGGGCATGGAAATATACTCTACCACCCTGTGGCACTTACAGAAGGATGTGGCGCTCTCTGCCCTGTCCAAAGACTTAACTGACATGGACAAGAATTCACCCGAG CCCTGGTGTGTGGCTGGTAACTGCTTCAGTCTCCAACGAGAGCATGACATTGCAATCAAGTTTTTCACTCGTGCCATCCAGGTGGATCCCAGCTTTGCCTATGCTTACACACTGCTGGGTCATGAGTTAGTACTTACAGAGGAGCTGGAGAAAGCCCTGGGCTGCTTCCGTAACGCCATACGCCTCAACACTCGCCACTACAATGCATG GTATGGTCTAGGAATGATCTATTTTAAGCAGGAGAAGTTCCACTTGGCTGAGATCCACTTTAAGAAAGCACTGAGCATCAACCCTGAGAGCTCCGTTTTGCTCTGTCATATTGGTGTG GTGCAGCATGCACTCAAAAAGTCTGACCATGCATTGGAGACCCTGAACAGAGCAATCAGCATTGACCCCAAGAATCCACTATGCAAATTCCACAGGGCCTCCATTCTTTTTGCAAATGAAAAGTACAAG GCAGCTTTGCAAGAGCTGGAGGAATTGAAACAAATAGTGCCCAAAGAGTCCCTTGTTTACTTCTTAATAGGAAAG GTCTATAAGAAGCTAGGCCAGACCCACTTAGCACTGATGAATTTCTCCTGGGCAATGGACCTGGACCCCAAAGGAGCCAACAATCAGATTAAAGAGGCCATAGACAAGAGATACCTCCCAGACGATGAGGAGCCAGTCATCCCAGAAGACTATCCATATTATTCAA CTGAAGCAGAAGAGTCACAAGAGAGCAGTATGACAGATGCGGACGACACCCAGCTCCACACTGCTGAGAGTGATGAGGTCCTGTAA